From one Paracoccus alcaliphilus genomic stretch:
- the repC gene encoding plasmid replication protein RepC — protein MRHISATPFGRRPVSAGLLANNTLATAPALPHMLDKWSILRDLTEARKAFGVSDRDLAVLAGLMSFHPTKELRDNDQLIVFPSNATLSGRVHGMPESTLRRHIAALVRAGLVLRHDSPNGKRYATRNSTGQIDRAFGFDLRPLLVRAAEITEAAKATRQLALQLRRLRESVVLRLRDASKLLAWANDASVRATDTLSQMLSDAQRQIRRKLPLSDLQKLAIALDDLLAEVPDTGSNSRNERQSQPK, from the coding sequence ATGAGGCATATTTCTGCGACGCCTTTCGGGCGCCGTCCGGTTTCGGCTGGACTTCTGGCAAACAATACGCTGGCAACGGCCCCCGCCCTGCCCCACATGCTCGACAAATGGTCGATCCTGCGCGACCTGACCGAAGCACGCAAAGCATTCGGTGTTTCGGATCGTGATCTTGCCGTGCTCGCCGGGTTGATGTCATTTCACCCCACCAAAGAGCTGCGCGACAATGACCAGCTGATCGTTTTTCCGTCAAACGCCACCCTTTCTGGCCGGGTCCATGGAATGCCCGAAAGCACCCTGCGCCGCCACATCGCCGCACTGGTCCGCGCCGGCCTAGTTCTGCGTCATGACAGTCCGAACGGCAAGCGTTATGCCACCCGCAACAGCACTGGACAGATCGATCGCGCTTTCGGCTTTGATCTGCGGCCATTGCTTGTCCGCGCCGCCGAGATCACCGAGGCTGCCAAAGCTACCCGACAGCTTGCCCTACAGCTTCGCCGCCTGCGGGAAAGCGTCGTTCTGCGGCTGCGCGACGCATCCAAATTGCTTGCCTGGGCAAATGACGCCTCAGTACGCGCGACCGATACCCTGTCGCAGATGCTGTCTGACGCCCAACGTCAGATCCGGCGCAAACTGCCCCTTTCTGACCTGCAGAAACTCGCCATTGCTCTCGACGACCTGTTGGCGGAAGTCCCGGATACTGGCTCAAACAGTAGAAATGAGCGACAAAGCCAGCCAAAATGA
- a CDS encoding IS5 family transposase (programmed frameshift), which produces MSDLFWLTDAQMARLEPYFPKSHGKPRVDDRRVLSGIIFINRNGLRWRDAPAEYGPHKTLYNRWKRWSDKGIFAQMMAGLAADHGEEKTVMIDATYLKVHRTATSMAAKKGGRGRLIGRTKGGMNTKLHAVCDSQGRPLNLFVTAGQVSDYIGARALLGSLPNVEWLLGDRGYDADWFRDALKDKGIRACIPGRKQRKTPVKYDKRRYKRRNRIEIMFGRLKDWRRVATRYDRCPKVFLSAIALAALVIYWL; this is translated from the exons ATGTCTGATCTCTTCTGGTTGACCGACGCCCAGATGGCGCGTCTTGAGCCCTATTTTCCGAAGTCCCACGGCAAACCCCGCGTCGATGATCGGCGTGTCTTGAGCGGGATTATCTTCATCAATCGCAATGGGTTGCGTTGGCGCGATGCGCCTGCGGAATACGGCCCCCACAAGACGCTCTACAACCGATGGAAGCGGTGGAGCGACAAGGGCATCTTTGCGCAGATGATGGCTGGCCTGGCAGCCGATCACGGCGAGGAAAAGACGGTCATGATCGACGCGACTTATCTCAAAGTCCACCGAACCGCGACCAGCATGGCCGCGA AAAAAGGGGGGCGTGGACGCCTGATTGGCCGAACGAAGGGCGGCATGAACACCAAGCTGCACGCCGTCTGTGACAGTCAGGGACGCCCACTCAATCTTTTCGTCACCGCCGGGCAGGTCAGCGACTACATCGGCGCACGGGCTTTGCTGGGTAGCTTGCCAAACGTGGAATGGCTGCTCGGGGACCGGGGCTATGACGCCGACTGGTTCAGAGACGCGTTGAAAGACAAAGGGATACGCGCCTGCATCCCCGGCCGAAAGCAGCGCAAGACGCCCGTGAAATACGACAAGCGACGCTACAAACGGCGCAATCGCATCGAGATCATGTTCGGCAGGCTCAAGGATTGGCGACGTGTGGCGACCCGATACGACAGATGCCCAAAGGTCTTCCTCTCCGCCATCGCACTCGCGGCGCTCGTCATTTATTGGCTATGA
- the repC gene encoding replication initiation protein RepC, with protein MSDKASQNERHYQSSDSESYESETCEEEQKIPPADTSEPRLPLELVLKAAPDITTYTRQPIQSWRDLLNVATFVHPMLGISVDAWVSARRHMGNDTAAVALAYILQRAEMIRSPGGYLRALTGKAANGVFSAGPMVMALLSADHMQRA; from the coding sequence ATGAGCGACAAAGCCAGCCAAAATGAGCGGCACTATCAGAGTTCAGACTCAGAATCTTATGAATCTGAAACATGCGAAGAGGAACAAAAAATTCCCCCCGCTGACACCAGTGAGCCCAGACTTCCGCTGGAGCTGGTGCTGAAAGCAGCACCGGACATTACCACCTACACCCGTCAGCCTATCCAGAGTTGGAGGGATCTCTTGAATGTCGCTACATTTGTCCACCCCATGCTTGGCATCAGTGTTGATGCATGGGTATCCGCACGGCGACATATGGGGAATGATACGGCTGCCGTGGCTCTGGCCTACATATTGCAGCGCGCTGAGATGATCCGTAGTCCAGGTGGTTATTTGCGGGCATTAACGGGAAAGGCTGCGAACGGAGTGTTCTCGGCGGGCCCGATGGTCATGGCCTTATTGTCAGCGGATCATATGCAGAGAGCCTGA
- the repB gene encoding plasmid partitioning protein RepB — MARKDLLKNLMNAPTTTEEPRPLPRSDRGAIGAVSKSINELKSRAIIEVHPDMIDRAGIKDRLDEDAAGIEALKESIHEYGQQVPVLLRHSPNDEGRYEVVFGRRRVQAMRELKLPVKAMIRSLNDRELIVAQGQENTARKDLSFIEKANFAAQMVKAGFDRKVICDALSIDKTVISRMLTVTDAIPESVIRAIGAAPSAGRDRWLALALKVADQPPSELIAAAQGPDSDSRFAAVLSSLTAPRPRSAPQVLRGHGEARLGHITRSRNKTVIEMTGEGRAFADWLADHIDEFHRNWLENKQESGPND, encoded by the coding sequence ATGGCACGCAAGGATCTGTTGAAAAACCTGATGAATGCGCCCACGACGACGGAAGAACCGCGCCCCCTGCCCCGCTCGGATCGAGGTGCGATCGGTGCTGTTTCGAAGTCGATCAACGAGTTGAAAAGCCGCGCGATCATCGAGGTTCATCCCGACATGATCGACCGCGCCGGCATCAAGGACCGGCTGGACGAGGACGCAGCCGGGATCGAAGCCCTGAAGGAATCGATCCACGAATACGGCCAGCAGGTGCCGGTGCTGCTGCGCCATTCGCCCAATGACGAGGGCCGCTATGAGGTGGTCTTTGGCCGCCGTCGCGTTCAGGCCATGCGAGAGCTGAAGCTGCCGGTCAAGGCGATGATCCGCAGCCTGAACGACCGGGAACTGATCGTTGCCCAGGGGCAGGAGAACACCGCCCGCAAGGACCTGAGTTTCATCGAAAAGGCAAACTTTGCCGCCCAGATGGTCAAGGCCGGATTTGATCGCAAGGTGATTTGCGACGCCCTGAGCATCGACAAGACCGTGATCTCGCGCATGCTGACCGTGACCGATGCCATCCCCGAATCCGTTATCCGTGCAATCGGGGCGGCGCCCTCGGCCGGGCGGGACCGCTGGCTGGCGCTGGCGCTGAAGGTAGCCGACCAACCGCCCTCGGAACTGATCGCTGCCGCGCAAGGACCGGATTCCGACAGCCGTTTCGCCGCCGTGCTTTCGTCATTGACCGCGCCACGCCCCCGATCCGCGCCGCAGGTTCTGCGCGGCCACGGCGAAGCGCGTCTTGGACACATCACGCGAAGCCGGAATAAAACCGTGATCGAGATGACCGGAGAAGGACGCGCCTTTGCCGACTGGTTGGCCGATCACATTGACGAGTTTCACCGCAACTGGCTGGAAAATAAGCAGGAAAGCGGCCCGAACGACTGA